One segment of Thermosynechococcus sp. HN-54 DNA contains the following:
- a CDS encoding glycogen/starch/alpha-glucan phosphorylase: protein MTSLIPPGCPTVLTEDDRTGTSVETLRRAFMDNLFFIQGRFPEVATRNDYYLALAYTVRDRLLLRWLNSAKTYRDQESRTVCYLSAEFLLGPHLGNNLINLGLYEAVEEAMRQTGLNLKELLDQEEEPGLGNGGLGRLAACYMDSLATLEIPAIGYGIRYEYGIFDQEIRDGWQVEITDKWLRYGNPWEIPRPELILQVKFGGHTYSYTDDQGRYRVVWEPHQVIQGVAYDTPILGYKVNTANLLRLWRAEAVESFDFQAFNTGDYYGAVNQKIASENITKVLYPNDEQLQGKELRLMQQYFFCSCALQDMIRLYKQSGNKDLNRFHEKFTVQLNDTHPAISVAELMRLLVDEYLMPWEQAWDITRQTFAYTNHTLLPEALEKWPLDLFGSLLPRHLQIIYEINQRFLDEVRLQYPGDNDRLRRLSIIDESGCRYVRMAHLAAVGSHAINGVAALHSELLKQTVLKDFYELTPEKFSNKTNGVTPRRWMVLSNPGLTRLITEHIGEDWVKHLDQLRRLEPLAEDRDFAAQWRSVKHGNKERLAQYISDRVGVTVDPYSLFSILVKRIHEYKRQHLCVLNIITLYQMLKDNPQLEMVPQTFIFGGKAAPGYYMAKLIIKLINSVADVINRDPAVHDRLKVVFLPDYNVTLGQRVYPAADLSQQISTAGYEASGTGNMKFALNGALTIGTLDGANVEIREEVGAENFFLFGNTVEQLQELWHNGYRPWEFANRNPMLKRVLDLLGSGYFSHGDTELFRPIVEHLWQNDRYCLLADYQSYVDCHQRVLQVYQDQAQWAKMSILNVARMGKFSSDRAIREYCQDIWHVEPVKIVLPATSYMTPAVQ from the coding sequence ATGACTAGTCTGATTCCGCCCGGTTGTCCTACGGTGCTCACAGAAGACGATCGCACCGGTACCAGTGTTGAAACGCTGCGCCGCGCCTTTATGGATAATCTCTTCTTTATCCAAGGCCGGTTTCCTGAAGTCGCGACGAGAAACGATTACTATTTGGCTCTCGCCTACACCGTGCGCGATCGCTTGCTGTTGCGCTGGCTGAATTCTGCCAAAACCTATCGTGATCAAGAAAGCCGCACTGTTTGCTATCTCTCCGCCGAATTTTTGCTAGGGCCGCACCTTGGCAATAACCTGATTAACCTCGGACTCTATGAGGCCGTTGAAGAAGCCATGCGGCAAACCGGTTTGAACCTCAAGGAACTCCTTGATCAGGAGGAAGAACCCGGTCTGGGCAATGGGGGGCTAGGTCGCTTGGCCGCATGCTACATGGATTCCCTCGCCACGTTGGAGATCCCCGCCATTGGCTATGGTATTCGCTATGAGTATGGCATCTTTGACCAAGAGATCCGCGATGGCTGGCAAGTCGAGATCACGGATAAGTGGTTACGCTACGGCAACCCGTGGGAAATTCCGCGGCCAGAGTTGATTTTGCAGGTGAAGTTTGGCGGCCATACCTATAGCTACACCGATGATCAGGGACGCTATCGAGTGGTTTGGGAACCGCACCAAGTGATTCAAGGGGTGGCCTATGACACGCCAATCTTGGGCTACAAGGTGAATACGGCGAATCTGCTGCGCCTGTGGCGAGCGGAAGCAGTGGAGTCCTTTGACTTTCAGGCCTTTAACACGGGCGATTACTACGGTGCCGTCAACCAAAAAATTGCCTCAGAAAACATCACCAAGGTGCTCTATCCCAACGATGAGCAATTGCAAGGCAAAGAACTGCGGCTGATGCAGCAATATTTCTTCTGCTCCTGTGCCCTTCAGGACATGATCCGCCTCTACAAGCAATCGGGGAATAAGGATCTCAATCGCTTCCACGAGAAGTTCACAGTGCAGTTGAATGATACCCACCCGGCAATTTCGGTGGCAGAACTGATGCGCCTGTTGGTGGATGAGTATCTTATGCCTTGGGAGCAGGCGTGGGACATTACTCGCCAAACCTTCGCCTACACCAACCACACCCTCTTGCCCGAGGCATTGGAAAAATGGCCGCTGGATCTCTTTGGCTCACTACTGCCCCGCCACCTGCAAATCATCTATGAAATTAACCAACGTTTCCTTGATGAGGTGCGCCTGCAATATCCGGGGGACAACGATCGCCTGCGGCGGTTGTCAATTATTGATGAAAGTGGCTGTCGCTATGTGCGCATGGCACACTTGGCAGCGGTGGGGAGTCATGCCATCAACGGGGTGGCGGCGCTGCACTCGGAACTCTTGAAACAAACGGTGCTTAAGGATTTCTACGAACTGACGCCGGAGAAATTCTCCAATAAAACCAATGGCGTCACTCCTCGGCGCTGGATGGTGCTCAGCAATCCGGGATTAACCCGCCTGATCACTGAACACATCGGTGAAGATTGGGTGAAGCACTTGGATCAACTGCGGCGATTGGAACCCTTGGCAGAGGATCGCGACTTTGCGGCCCAGTGGCGATCGGTGAAGCATGGAAATAAGGAACGCCTCGCGCAATACATTAGCGATCGCGTGGGGGTCACAGTGGATCCCTATTCTCTCTTCTCCATTTTGGTGAAGCGCATTCACGAATATAAGCGACAGCACCTGTGTGTCCTCAATATCATTACCCTCTATCAGATGTTGAAGGACAATCCGCAACTGGAGATGGTGCCCCAAACGTTTATTTTTGGGGGCAAGGCGGCGCCGGGCTACTACATGGCCAAGTTGATCATCAAGCTCATTAACTCGGTGGCTGACGTGATTAACCGCGATCCAGCCGTGCACGATCGCCTGAAGGTGGTCTTTTTACCCGACTACAACGTAACTCTGGGGCAACGGGTCTATCCCGCAGCGGATCTCTCCCAGCAAATCTCAACCGCAGGCTACGAGGCTTCAGGCACAGGCAATATGAAATTTGCCCTCAATGGCGCCCTGACCATTGGAACCCTCGATGGTGCCAATGTAGAGATTCGCGAGGAGGTGGGGGCAGAAAACTTCTTTCTCTTTGGCAATACGGTGGAGCAATTGCAGGAGTTGTGGCACAATGGCTATCGTCCTTGGGAGTTTGCCAATCGTAACCCAATGCTGAAGCGAGTCCTTGACCTCCTCGGCTCTGGGTATTTTTCCCATGGCGATACGGAACTCTTTCGTCCGATTGTCGAGCACCTCTGGCAAAACGATCGCTATTGCCTCTTGGCAGACTACCAAAGCTATGTGGACTGCCATCAACGGGTGCTTCAGGTCTATCAAGATCAAGCCCAATGGGCAAAAATGTCGATCCTGAATGTGGCACGGATGGGTAAATTTTCTAGCGATCGCGCCATTCGTGAGTACTGCCAAGACATCTGGCATGTTGAACCAGTGAAAATTGTTCTACCGGCAACGTCCTATATGACGCCGGCTGTGCAGTAG
- a CDS encoding exopolysaccharide biosynthesis protein: protein MAKLSTDLERAFLSPVPSPSDGEVLTQQLVSLGDILQLAGERTFGFLLAVLSLPSALPLPAPGYSTPFGVVLLLLGWQLLVGASTPWLPPRLLKRTMPRSQIQKIVRTALPWLRRIELISRPRLRPICTTRGGRLGLGVAVSLMAISMILPIPGTNTIPAMGIFTIGFGLLDDDGLISLAGVVISLIGLAVTTSILVALAWGGNSLLDVLKAWLHS from the coding sequence ATGGCAAAACTGTCCACTGATCTCGAACGTGCCTTTTTGAGTCCTGTGCCCAGCCCCAGCGATGGCGAGGTGTTAACGCAGCAACTGGTGTCCTTGGGGGATATTCTTCAGTTGGCGGGGGAGCGAACCTTTGGCTTTTTGTTGGCTGTGCTTTCGTTGCCATCGGCGCTGCCCCTTCCAGCCCCCGGTTACTCCACCCCCTTTGGCGTTGTCCTGTTACTGTTGGGCTGGCAATTGCTGGTGGGTGCCTCAACCCCTTGGTTGCCTCCTCGGCTACTCAAGCGCACGATGCCGCGATCCCAGATTCAAAAGATTGTGCGCACGGCTTTGCCTTGGCTGCGACGGATTGAATTGATCTCCCGTCCCCGCTTACGCCCCATTTGCACGACCCGAGGCGGACGTTTGGGCTTGGGAGTTGCCGTGTCGCTGATGGCAATCTCGATGATTTTGCCAATTCCCGGCACCAACACCATTCCTGCCATGGGCATTTTTACGATTGGCTTTGGTCTTTTGGATGACGATGGTTTGATTAGTCTGGCAGGGGTAGTCATTTCTCTGATTGGTTTAGCGGTGACCACCTCCATTCTGGTTGCCCTTGCGTGGGGGGGGAATAGTCTCCTCGATGTATTGAAGGCTTGGCTCCATTCGTAA
- the mscL gene encoding large conductance mechanosensitive channel protein MscL, whose protein sequence is MLIFVYYCGVAMARLNRRQVKQFWQEFREFALKGNVIDLAIAVVVGGAFGRIVTSVVEDLIMPLINPLIPGGDWRELTIGSGIRIGKFLGSLLDFGVIALSLFILLKLILPLLPKKPPAPEQRECPYCLESVPLKATRCRACTSELPPL, encoded by the coding sequence ATGTTAATTTTTGTGTACTACTGCGGAGTGGCCATGGCGCGATTGAACCGCCGACAGGTCAAGCAATTTTGGCAGGAGTTCCGCGAATTTGCCCTAAAGGGGAATGTCATTGATCTGGCGATCGCTGTCGTGGTGGGTGGTGCCTTTGGCCGCATTGTTACCTCTGTGGTCGAAGACCTGATTATGCCCTTGATCAATCCCCTGATTCCGGGGGGCGACTGGCGCGAACTTACCATCGGGTCAGGGATTAGAATTGGCAAGTTTTTGGGCAGTTTACTCGACTTTGGGGTGATTGCCCTCAGCTTATTTATTCTCTTGAAACTCATTTTGCCCTTGCTACCCAAGAAACCCCCTGCACCCGAACAACGGGAGTGCCCCTACTGCTTGGAGTCCGTGCCCCTCAAAGCAACCCGCTGCCGTGCCTGCACCTCTGAACTACCACCGCTGTAG
- the pdxA gene encoding 4-hydroxythreonine-4-phosphate dehydrogenase PdxA — protein sequence MSLALTLGDPAGIGPEILLKALAYLPSDLLGQFFIAGTGTILEGTYTRLCQQGQMAIDPAQLQIWEHPLDERIVPGQPSVASGAASFAYLETAIQRAIAGDVAGIVTAPISKASWQAAGYAFPGQTEVLAHFTGTANVGMLFLGRSPLTNWVLTTLLATTHIPLQAVPKALTPEYLNEKLTLLVQFLRERRHLERPRIAIAGLNPHSGEQGHLGKEEVTWLIPWLAAAQQQYPQVELIGPVPPDTLWIGAADAWWGRPAPATAYDAYLALYHDQGLIPVKMLAFREAVNTTIGLPFIRTSPDHGTAFDIAGTGMADPQSFLAAIAWAQTLSEGSVFPLTPA from the coding sequence ATGTCCCTTGCCCTCACCCTTGGGGATCCAGCGGGCATTGGCCCAGAAATTCTCCTGAAAGCCCTAGCTTACCTGCCCTCAGACCTGTTAGGGCAGTTTTTTATTGCTGGTACCGGCACAATATTAGAGGGAACGTATACTCGCCTCTGTCAGCAGGGACAGATGGCCATTGATCCCGCCCAGCTTCAGATTTGGGAGCATCCCCTCGATGAGAGGATTGTGCCGGGACAACCTAGTGTTGCCAGTGGGGCGGCGAGCTTTGCTTACTTAGAAACCGCCATTCAGCGGGCGATCGCCGGCGATGTAGCAGGGATTGTGACGGCACCAATTTCTAAGGCCAGTTGGCAGGCGGCAGGCTATGCTTTTCCCGGTCAAACAGAAGTGCTGGCTCACTTCACAGGAACCGCTAACGTCGGCATGTTGTTCTTGGGGCGATCGCCCCTAACCAACTGGGTGCTGACCACTTTACTCGCGACTACCCATATCCCCCTGCAAGCGGTCCCTAAAGCACTGACCCCTGAATACCTCAATGAAAAACTCACGCTCCTTGTGCAGTTTCTGAGGGAGCGGCGGCATCTGGAGCGGCCTCGGATTGCCATTGCTGGCTTGAATCCCCACAGTGGTGAGCAGGGACACTTAGGCAAAGAAGAAGTGACTTGGCTGATTCCATGGCTCGCAGCAGCCCAGCAGCAGTATCCCCAAGTTGAACTGATTGGCCCTGTGCCCCCCGATACCCTCTGGATTGGGGCTGCCGATGCGTGGTGGGGACGCCCTGCCCCGGCAACTGCCTACGATGCCTACCTCGCGCTTTACCATGATCAGGGATTGATTCCCGTGAAGATGCTGGCCTTTCGGGAAGCGGTGAATACGACGATTGGCCTGCCCTTTATTCGTACGTCTCCGGATCACGGTACGGCCTTTGATATTGCGGGTACAGGGATGGCAGACCCACAGAGTTTTCTGGCGGCGATCGCTTGGGCACAGACCTTGAGCGAAGGATCGGTTTTCCCTCTCACCCCCGCCTAA
- a CDS encoding 30S ribosomal protein S1 has translation MVNQEKTLDVGFTHADFAALLDRYDYHFNPGDIVAGTVFSIEPKGALIDIGAKTAAYIPIQEMSINRIDSPEEVLQPNETREFFILADENEEGQLTLSIRRIEYMRAWERVRQLQAEDATVRSQVFATNRGGALVRIEGLRGFIPGSHISTRVNKEELVGEELPLKFLEVDEERNRLVLSHRRALVERKMNKLEVGEVVVGTVRGIKPYGAFIDIGGVSGLLHISEISHDHIDTPHSVFNVNDQVKVMIIDLDAERGRISLSTKQLEPEPGDMVKNPQLVYEKAEEMAERYRQQLLQQQQQATAETTEEVIEDIPEATEDDTAEPILQEA, from the coding sequence ATGGTCAATCAGGAAAAAACGTTAGACGTGGGCTTTACGCATGCTGATTTTGCAGCCTTACTCGACCGGTACGATTACCACTTCAACCCCGGCGACATTGTTGCTGGCACCGTCTTTAGCATCGAACCGAAGGGTGCCCTGATTGACATCGGTGCGAAAACCGCTGCCTACATCCCCATTCAAGAAATGTCTATCAACCGGATTGACAGTCCGGAAGAAGTCCTGCAACCCAACGAAACCCGCGAATTCTTTATCTTGGCGGATGAAAACGAAGAAGGTCAGCTTACCCTCTCGATTCGTCGTATCGAGTACATGCGGGCTTGGGAGCGCGTTCGCCAACTACAAGCGGAAGATGCCACCGTTCGTTCTCAAGTCTTTGCCACCAACCGTGGGGGTGCCCTTGTGCGCATTGAGGGGCTGCGGGGCTTTATTCCCGGTTCCCACATCAGCACCCGTGTCAACAAAGAAGAATTGGTGGGTGAAGAGCTGCCCTTGAAGTTTTTAGAAGTGGATGAAGAGCGCAACCGCCTCGTCCTCAGCCACCGCCGTGCCCTTGTCGAGCGCAAGATGAACAAATTGGAAGTGGGCGAAGTGGTGGTTGGAACCGTGCGTGGGATCAAGCCCTACGGTGCCTTCATTGACATTGGTGGTGTTAGCGGTCTGCTGCACATTTCCGAGATTTCCCACGATCATATTGATACTCCCCACAGTGTTTTCAATGTCAATGACCAAGTCAAGGTGATGATTATTGACCTTGATGCTGAGCGGGGTCGGATTTCCCTTTCCACTAAGCAACTGGAGCCAGAACCCGGTGACATGGTGAAAAATCCGCAGTTGGTCTATGAAAAGGCTGAAGAGATGGCAGAGCGCTATCGTCAGCAACTCCTGCAACAACAGCAGCAGGCCACAGCAGAGACCACTGAGGAAGTGATTGAAGACATTCCCGAAGCCACTGAAGACGATACGGCTGAGCCGATTCTCCAAGAAGCCTAG
- a CDS encoding DUF6464 family protein: MATPSDLPTELHLINPRRSLGHVYLDWMPQPGCHVDHEGETYTVLERRHRYQFRGGRYQLEKIALYVQHSDTTSDRRLVNGQWVIGDPSCRWNALSPLLRCAMNPQGSCQDCRDYQPREP, encoded by the coding sequence ATGGCAACCCCCTCTGACCTCCCAACAGAGTTGCACCTGATCAACCCCCGGCGATCGCTGGGACATGTTTATCTCGACTGGATGCCCCAACCCGGCTGCCATGTGGATCACGAAGGGGAAACCTATACGGTCTTAGAACGCCGTCATCGCTACCAGTTTCGCGGTGGGCGCTATCAACTGGAAAAAATTGCTCTCTACGTGCAGCACAGTGACACCACCAGCGATCGCCGTCTCGTCAATGGACAGTGGGTGATTGGCGATCCCTCCTGCCGCTGGAATGCGCTTTCACCCTTGTTACGCTGTGCTATGAACCCTCAAGGCTCCTGCCAAGACTGTCGCGATTACCAGCCTCGAGAACCTTAA
- a CDS encoding DUF1825 family protein: MGFFDSEIVQQEAQRLFQDYQQLMQLSSEYGKFDREGKKIYIEKMEELMDRYRIFMKRFELSDDFMAQMTIKQLETQLSQFGMSPQTMFDQMHQTLERMKAEVERQP; encoded by the coding sequence ATGGGATTCTTTGATTCGGAAATTGTTCAACAGGAAGCACAACGCCTGTTTCAGGACTACCAGCAGTTGATGCAGCTTAGCTCCGAGTACGGCAAGTTTGACCGCGAAGGGAAGAAAATTTATATCGAAAAAATGGAAGAACTCATGGACCGCTACCGTATTTTTATGAAGCGGTTTGAGTTGTCTGATGACTTTATGGCGCAGATGACCATCAAACAATTGGAAACACAACTCAGCCAGTTTGGTATGTCTCCCCAAACCATGTTTGATCAAATGCATCAAACCCTTGAGCGCATGAAAGCCGAAGTGGAACGCCAACCCTAG
- a CDS encoding aminotransferase class IV, with amino-acid sequence MLLCNLDGVITPEASISVLDRGFLYGDSVYEVIRTYRGIPFALPEHLVRLRASAAYLYMTVPWSDEYITHEVQRTLAAAPPGEYYIRIVVTRGADRRIGLLPEPNTQPRLLIVLMAIVPEPTLNEQGIRLTIAKRQRTSTAALDPAAKTGNYLNNILALLEAQQAGFEDALLLNAQGQMTEATTSNLWIVRDGVVETPPTAVGMLHGITRATLLQIVADLGIPHREVILSPQDLATASEGFLSSSVRLLMPIRQVDEVIFPTCPGPVTQKLWRELLTVMEKATLA; translated from the coding sequence GTGTTGCTCTGCAATTTGGATGGGGTAATTACGCCAGAGGCCTCGATTTCTGTGCTTGATCGCGGGTTTCTCTACGGCGATAGCGTTTATGAAGTGATTCGTACCTACCGGGGGATTCCCTTTGCCCTACCAGAGCACCTCGTACGGTTGCGCGCCTCAGCGGCCTATCTCTACATGACTGTGCCGTGGTCTGACGAGTACATTACCCACGAAGTTCAACGCACGTTAGCAGCGGCGCCGCCTGGAGAATACTATATCCGCATTGTTGTTACCCGTGGTGCCGATCGCCGCATTGGGCTATTGCCAGAACCGAACACCCAGCCCAGATTATTGATTGTGTTGATGGCGATCGTCCCCGAACCCACGCTGAATGAACAGGGAATTCGCCTGACCATTGCCAAGCGGCAACGCACGAGCACTGCTGCCCTTGATCCTGCCGCCAAAACCGGCAATTACCTCAACAATATCTTGGCACTCTTGGAAGCGCAGCAAGCGGGTTTTGAGGATGCCCTGCTGCTCAATGCCCAAGGGCAGATGACCGAGGCCACGACCAGTAACCTCTGGATTGTCCGTGATGGTGTGGTCGAGACACCCCCCACCGCCGTTGGCATGCTCCACGGAATTACACGAGCTACCCTATTGCAGATCGTTGCAGACTTGGGTATTCCCCATCGGGAAGTGATTCTCAGCCCGCAGGATCTAGCGACGGCCAGTGAGGGCTTTCTTAGTTCATCGGTGCGCCTTCTAATGCCGATTCGCCAAGTGGATGAGGTGATCTTTCCAACCTGTCCGGGACCTGTGACCCAAAAGTTATGGCGGGAGTTATTAACAGTGATGGAAAAGGCGACTCTGGCCTAG
- a CDS encoding DUF58 domain-containing protein, with protein sequence MKAPASYQFGRHRPRWVPTVRFYGLLLLGVLFPVLTSFLPAELWPIAEAVSQGRLRAWLNYWPLGLGLLLMGLYDLVVFGMSLWDYIRIGRWQLTLDRACESRLSIGRQNPIRLRLHTRGEVPLSEQIWVELYDYVPAEFTGETPYFAFTASAQRTLELLYHVFPPRRGAFQWSGCDVRLRSAWGLAWRRWFAPLVTEVEVYPDVIGLRSLSIRLSLESSGSLRRRRYALGGTEFAELREYHLGDDLRLMDWKASARRGRPLVRAMEPERDQPLIILLDRGRLMTATVAGLQRFDWGLNAALALALTGLRRGDKVGLGIFDQQLHTWIAPQSGDSHLGRILSQVYRCEPVLEESDYVGTVSAILGHYTRRALVVVLTEVIDEVASQELLAAMARLTPRFLPLCVALRDRHIETVAHRPFTAPVEQISHLYEQAVALDLLHQRRRAFAHLEQQGVLVLDAPADQLSEQLVDRYLLLKARGRL encoded by the coding sequence ATGAAAGCACCTGCCAGTTATCAGTTTGGTCGCCATCGCCCCCGTTGGGTGCCCACAGTTCGCTTCTATGGCCTCTTGCTGCTGGGGGTTCTCTTTCCAGTACTGACCAGCTTTCTGCCAGCAGAGTTATGGCCGATCGCCGAGGCGGTTTCCCAAGGGAGGCTGCGGGCATGGTTGAACTACTGGCCTCTGGGGTTGGGATTGCTCTTGATGGGACTGTACGATTTAGTAGTTTTCGGGATGTCCCTGTGGGACTACATCCGCATTGGTCGCTGGCAACTGACCCTCGATCGCGCCTGTGAGTCACGGCTCTCCATTGGTCGGCAAAATCCGATTCGCCTTAGGCTCCACACCCGTGGTGAGGTTCCCTTGAGTGAGCAGATCTGGGTTGAACTCTACGACTATGTACCTGCTGAGTTTACGGGTGAAACCCCCTACTTTGCCTTTACGGCCTCAGCCCAGCGTACGTTGGAATTGCTTTACCATGTGTTTCCGCCGCGACGGGGTGCCTTTCAATGGTCAGGCTGTGATGTGCGTCTGCGCAGTGCTTGGGGGTTGGCGTGGCGACGCTGGTTTGCACCGCTGGTTACCGAAGTAGAGGTTTATCCCGATGTGATCGGGTTGCGATCGCTCTCGATTCGCCTCAGTTTGGAGTCCAGTGGTAGCCTACGGCGGCGACGCTATGCCTTGGGGGGCACCGAGTTTGCCGAATTGCGGGAGTACCATCTGGGGGATGATCTGCGCCTTATGGATTGGAAAGCCAGTGCCCGCCGCGGCCGCCCTCTTGTGCGTGCTATGGAGCCAGAACGGGATCAACCCCTGATTATTCTCTTGGATCGGGGACGCCTGATGACGGCAACGGTGGCGGGTTTACAGCGCTTTGACTGGGGGCTAAATGCCGCGTTGGCGCTTGCTTTGACCGGGCTACGGCGGGGAGATAAGGTGGGCTTGGGGATTTTTGATCAGCAACTGCACACGTGGATTGCGCCCCAAAGTGGGGATTCCCATCTAGGACGGATTCTCAGTCAGGTCTATCGCTGTGAACCCGTACTTGAAGAATCGGACTATGTCGGCACAGTGAGTGCAATCTTGGGACACTATACCCGCCGTGCCCTTGTGGTGGTTCTCACGGAAGTGATTGATGAGGTGGCCTCCCAAGAACTGTTGGCCGCCATGGCGCGCCTCACGCCGCGGTTTCTACCCCTGTGTGTTGCTTTGCGCGATCGCCACATTGAAACGGTTGCCCACCGTCCCTTCACAGCTCCCGTCGAGCAAATTTCCCACCTCTATGAACAGGCGGTTGCCCTCGACCTTCTGCATCAGCGCCGGCGCGCCTTTGCCCATCTGGAGCAACAGGGGGTTCTGGTTCTTGACGCCCCTGCGGATCAACTGAGTGAGCAACTGGTGGATCGCTATCTGCTGCTAAAAGCCCGTGGTCGTCTCTAG
- a CDS encoding MoxR family ATPase has product MKELFRSLQQRLNEIVVGQGAIAHGLVVALLAEGHVILEGVPGTAKTLLVKLLARLIAAEFRRIQLTPDVLPADILGTSIFDFNSRTFRLRKGPIFTQVLLADEINRTPPKTQAALLEAMEERQVTLDGTTLPLSDLFWTVATQNPLEFEGTYPLPEAQLDRFLFKLVVPYPEPKSERQMLENALGGFEARDLDQLNLEPLITVEHVLAARQQVRQIHVEPAVLDYLLALVQASRQHPELLLGASPRAAVGWLRAAQAQAWLEDRSYVTPEDVKAIATPLLQHRLILKPEAQLDGTTLPQVIQGILAKVAVPR; this is encoded by the coding sequence GTGAAAGAGCTGTTTCGTAGCCTTCAGCAGCGTCTTAATGAGATTGTTGTCGGTCAAGGGGCGATCGCCCACGGATTAGTTGTGGCGCTCCTCGCCGAAGGCCATGTCATCCTTGAGGGGGTTCCAGGAACTGCCAAAACTCTCCTTGTGAAGCTCCTCGCTCGCCTCATTGCTGCCGAATTTCGCCGTATCCAACTCACACCTGATGTCCTGCCTGCGGATATTCTCGGTACCAGTATTTTTGACTTCAACAGTCGCACATTTCGCCTGCGCAAGGGACCAATTTTTACCCAAGTGCTGCTCGCGGATGAAATTAACCGCACCCCGCCCAAAACCCAAGCTGCCCTCCTAGAAGCGATGGAAGAACGGCAGGTGACCCTAGATGGCACCACCCTCCCCCTCTCCGATTTATTTTGGACAGTGGCCACCCAAAACCCCTTGGAATTTGAAGGGACGTATCCCCTGCCGGAAGCCCAACTGGATCGCTTTCTATTTAAGCTGGTCGTGCCCTACCCAGAACCCAAATCGGAACGCCAAATGCTGGAGAATGCCCTTGGGGGTTTTGAAGCCCGCGATCTCGATCAACTCAACTTGGAGCCATTGATTACCGTTGAGCACGTCTTAGCAGCACGGCAGCAAGTGCGGCAAATTCATGTAGAGCCGGCGGTGCTGGATTATCTTTTAGCCTTGGTGCAGGCCAGTCGTCAACATCCCGAACTGCTGTTGGGGGCTTCCCCACGAGCGGCAGTGGGCTGGTTACGCGCCGCCCAAGCTCAGGCATGGTTAGAGGATCGCAGCTATGTCACTCCTGAAGATGTGAAGGCGATCGCTACCCCGCTGTTGCAACACCGCTTAATCCTCAAGCCGGAAGCGCAGTTAGACGGCACTACGCTGCCTCAAGTGATCCAAGGTATTCTCGCTAAAGTGGCTGTTCCCCGATGA